The nucleotide window CTCATGGAGCCCCGCGCGGGCGAGGCTGCGGTCGATCTGGATTTCGGCGCCATGGACCGTGCCGTGGTGTCGCCCGTGGAGTCCGGCGGCCATGGCGATACGGTCTTCGTGGCGGAAACCGTGCCCGCGCCGCGTCCGCGCATCGCGGCGCAGCGCTCGCGTGCCCGGCGTCAGGTCTGGGGCGCGGTGGCCGTGGCCGGCCTGGCCCTGGCCGGGTGGTGGGGTTTGCGGCCCATGGCCGCCGTGTCGCCGGATGGGCTCGTCGCGGAGGCGGCCAAACCGGCCGGACTGCCCGGCCGGGCGGCTGAGATGCCGATTCCTGCGGCGTCTGATCCCGTCGAGGAGATCATCGAGGAGTACGAGCCGGCTCCCGCCCCCGTGGCCATTCCCGCGCCGGCTGCACGCCAGGCGCCGCACCGCAGTGCTGCGCGGCCTGCGGCCGCTGCGCCGGTGCCGGTGCCGGTGCCTCAGCCTGCGCCGGCACCCGAGACGCCAGCGCCGGTGCCCGCTCCGGCGCCGAAGCCGGCTGCGCCGCCGCGCGGCCCCGAGGAGGCCTGCGCCGACGCCAACTTCCTGACCCGGCCCATGTGCATCCACAACGAATGCCAGAAACCGGCGCTGGCCAGCCACCCCGTGTGCGTCGAGGCGCGGCGCCGCTACGAGGCCGATGCCCGCCGCCAAAGCATGAGCCCTTGAGGGTCTGCCTGGCTTTTCGTATAATGGCGGGCTTCGCAGCGTTTTCATAGGGTCCCGCGGCGAAGCTTCGAACCCACCTAAGAGGCTCCCGCAAGAGGAGCACCGACCGTGGAAAAGGGCCTTCCCTCCCTCTCAACCAAGAGAAAACCATGACTACTTTCAGCGCAAAGCCCGCTGAGGTCGTGCATGAGTGGTTTGTGATTGACGCCACCGACAAGGTGCTCGGCCGGGTCGCCAGCGAAGTGGCCCTGCGTCTGCGCGGAAAACACAAAGCCATCTACACGCCTCACGTCGACACCGGTGACTTCATCGTCGTCGTCAACGCCTCCAAGCTCAAGGTGACCGGCACCAAGTCCCTGGACAAGGTGTACTACCGTCACTCCGGCTATCCCGGCGGCATCACGGCCA belongs to Acidovorax sp. YS12 and includes:
- the rplM gene encoding 50S ribosomal protein L13, producing the protein MTTFSAKPAEVVHEWFVIDATDKVLGRVASEVALRLRGKHKAIYTPHVDTGDFIVVVNASKLKVTGTKSLDKVYYRHSGYPGGITATNFRDLQAKHPGRALEKAVKGMLPKGPLGYAMIKKLKVYGGAEHPHTAQQPKALEI